A window of Hevea brasiliensis isolate MT/VB/25A 57/8 chromosome 14, ASM3005281v1, whole genome shotgun sequence contains these coding sequences:
- the LOC110670990 gene encoding uncharacterized protein LOC110670990, translating to MWCYLSTVCNMKRKGGNKKGKQKGPSVAATNEAAVNLVSLDGEDNSAADDDDDHNNNNNNDNNNNNNNHSHNNEEYESGMDIDTPSSTGTDQPLNLASIKPDGSIDKTAGKSVGCVKVKLKTSKLLELQSDTDKGSPQLALEKQGGVSDKIEDTGNSLSEIKTGVPGNVSTKPGSIKIKSSKVLGGLSVQKSGSTVMVHDESLQQKEPETPHQESQYNKQELDSALLVIKKVMKMDAAEPFNVPVNPEALGIPDYFDIIDEPMDFGTICRNLEKDDKYMNSEDVYKDVQFIWDNCYKQNRCGTHRRRHKLDCLCAICVLKRCRRECEENARLAKGQIGGADNKLAQELKQEKVQEVKEKHEEDDNDEEEEKENEMEIQKKGKVETSEQSVFADRSGEKPNQQSQPVLAENAGAVGQMHIEKGHAIGHHEEETQKVQQNKNKLQESQERQQKAIMFEKFHSENPLLLSLCRTLFSDNHKSVCSGPHSLVQHEGSGHSLVQHVGSGHTSSIHAAIETLMK from the exons ATGTGGTGCTATTTATCAACCG TGTGTAATATGAAACGAAAGGGAGGGAACAAGAAAGGTAAGCAAAAGGGCCCTTCTGTGGCTGCCACAAATGAGGCAGCTGTAAATTTAGTCAGTTTGGATGGGGAAGATAATTCTGCTGCAGATGATGACGAtgatcataataataataataataatgataataataataataataataatcatagtCATAATAATGAAGAATATGAATCTGGAATGGATATTGATACGCCTTCTTCCACTGGTACAGACCAACCATTGAATCTTGCTAGTATCAAACCTGATGGTTCCATCGACAAGACCGCAGGAAAGTCAGTTGGGTGTGTTAAGGTTAAGCTCAAGACTTCAAAGTTGTTAGAATTGCAGAGTGATACTGATAAGGGCAGCCCACAACTGGCTTTGGAGAAACAAGGTGGGGTTAGTGATAAAATTGAAGACACTGGCAACTCCCTATCTGAAATCAAAACTGGTGTTCCTGGAAATGTGTCAACGAAACCTGGCAGTATAAAGATTAAGTCCTCAAAGGTGCTTGGTGGATTGAGTGTGCAGAAGAGTGGTAGCACTGTAATGGTGCATGATGAGAGTTTACAACAAAAGGAACCGGAGACACCTCATCAGGAATCTCAATATAACAAGCAAGAGTTAGATTCTGCTTTGTTG GTGATTAAGAAGGTAATGAAAATGGATGCTGCTGAACCCTTCAATGTTCCTGTGAATCCTGAAGCTCTAGGAATACCT GATTATTTTGACATCATTGATGAACCAATGGACTTTGGAACAATATGCAGAAATCTTGAAAAGGATGATAAATATATGAACTCAGAGGATGTCTATAAAGATGTTCAATTCATTTGGGACAACTGTTATAA gcaaaaccgatgtgggacgcatcG AAGGCGCCATAAACTTGATTGTCTATGTGCCATATGTGTTCTAAAGCGCTGTAGAAGAGAGTGTGAGGAGAATGCTAGACTTGCTAAGGGTCAGATTGGAGGTGCTGATAACAAACTTGCTCAGGAGTTAAAGCAAGAG AAAGTCCAGGAGGTCAAGGAGAAGCATGAGGAGGACGATAATGATGAGGAAGAAGAGAAGGAGAATGAGATGGAAATTCAAAAGAAAGGGAAGGTTGAAACGTCAGAGCAATCAGTGTTTGCTGATAGATCAGGAGAGAAGCCTAATCAACAATCTCAGCCTGTACTAGCAGAGAATGCAGGTGCAGTGGGCCAAATGCATATTGAGAAGGGACATGCAATAGGGCATCATGAGGAAGAAACTCAAAAAGTTCAGCAAAATAAGAATAAG TTACAGGAATCACAAGAAAGACAGCAGAAGGCTATAATGTTTGAGAAGTTCCATTCTGAAAATCCCTTGCTTCTAAGTCTGTGCAGAACTCTCTTCTCTGACAACCATAAGTCTGTCTGCAGTGGACCTCACTCACTGGTTCAGCATGAAGGTTCTGGTCACTCACTGGTTCAGCATGTAGGTTCTGGTCATACAAGTTCTATTCATGCTGCTATTGAAACTTTGATGAAGTAG